The nucleotide window CAACCTATTTCTATGAAGCTAGTCTCGAGCTTTTGGAACTAAGAAAAAGGTGAGATTGAGCTTAAACCAGTCTTTTTACACCCTACTTCTTATAACTTTAACCCGTTTGCTTCTACAACGATCGAAATCTCTTCTCTTAGGCTTGGCTAGAAAAAGAATATTGTCTACAAGCGTATTGTCTTCAGATGCGCACATTCTAACAGTGCCCAATGCCTCAAAGTCATCTGTCATAACACTTTTACAACGAACATGAGTTGTATATATGGATTGAATTTTCAACATGTTATAGGTGTTTGTTTAGACTTTGGAGAATGTATAAGAATATTAGTGGTGGTAATTTATGATCCAGATCACGACACGAGAATAATATACCCTGTTTATTAAATGGGACAACCTAACATGGAACCGTTTTAATAAACATGTTAACCCGAGCGTGACCCATTTAATAAATAGAAAGATCATTAAATCGCTTAAGTTTAATAAACGTTTATCAATATAGCTTAACAGTTTATTAATATAGCCTAACAGCTTTTTAAATTATACGTGAGACAAGATAGGTTAATTTGTATTACGAAAAAAGGGAAAACATTATTCAAATCGTGTAACACACGCGACTATAATCTAGTATACCAAAGTTTGTTATTTAGTAATGAGAGGGTAAGAAACAAAAATAATTTAGATACACGTTAATTACAAAAAAGATTCAATCGTGTTGGAGTCATTTTCTGTTAAATTGCTAGTAAGTCATCAAATATATATAAAGACTATAAACAAACCAATccaaaaaacaaaataatttgTATGTACTCGAACTACGATTGCTTCGAAGTATTTGACAAAATATACTTTAGAAAAAAATGTTGGGGTGAGAGAGGCTCGAACTCTCGACCTCAGGATTACTCAGATGCTATGAGACCTACGCGCTAGCCAACTGCGCCACCACCCCATTGACGTTATAACACTAGAAATTATTTAATAATCAATTCAGTATTGTTGATATTTTGATGAAAACCGTTGATCCTTTGATTTTCTGTAGAATGAATTTTTGCGTTTATCGATCTCCATTCGTTTCCGTTACAGAGCGGTAGAAGAATGAAGACAGCCAGACTTCAATTTCAGTCATCGATTTGAGCGTCTAATTTGTGTCAAAATGCACACAATTCAAATGCTGTGCTTTGTCGACTCACAGGTAGATGAAGATCCCCTTATTAGTATAAAAGTTGTGAAGGGCTTTGAATGCTTGTTTCCTATGCAGTTGAGTTGAACGAAGCTTAATTGATTGATCGAAAAAATATACATTATTTCTTAATGCAGAAGCAGTCCAACAAGCTGCTACTATTGATGAAGCCGAAGCGGAGACAAGAAAAGCTACTTCATCAGTTCCATTTGGATTTCTAAGGTACATTGCAAGTggaattttgaaatttgaataaCACACTGTTAGTTATTTTTGAAAACAATGAACCAGTATCACACTTCTAACAGCATCTCCTCACCGGTGTAGATACCAAAACAACTAATAAACATAATGTCAAACTCAACTGAAACACGACAATCATTCCCACTAATCGGTACAACAACGAAACATAAAGAATTTCTCCATAGTCCGACCACATTCCGAACACACCACCTCATCAGGCATCCCGCCACCAACCCCAGGAAGAATAAGTCGGGTACAGTGTTGCGGCGTATGCTTTAACGCCAAGTAAGTTTTTAACGCTGGGACAAAACCGTTCTGTTGTGCATCTCCTTCCCAATTATCATACTCGTTTAAACTCGTTAGTGCCAAATCAGCGCCTGCTCTTGCCATTTCACTTGATCCGCGACAGATCAATGCCCACCCTTGATCACTCCCATCAAAGCTCATCATGGTCATCACCTCTTTCATAATCGGGTCGTCTTCAAAACGTTTCCCTTGTTGCATCTTTGAGTGCAACATGCTCTCAAGTCGGGTCCAAAAGTACCACACGTAAGTTGGGTCGGGCCAAGTGTGGCTTAGTTTCTCTTCGCTGATCGTTGTAGTTATTTTTCTTATTCTCTCTTTGGTTCCGCTTTTTCCCACATAAACCATCTCCAATGGGATTCCTGCGGTTCTAGCAATATTCATCGCTATCGTTGTAAATTTCCTGATCCATTCTAGATCATCTCCTCCATACAAGCATATGTATTTCTCTTCAGCAATCTAGCAATATACATATCGAGAATTTttaatatgtatatttttttaattatggagtaaagtacacagatggttcctgtggtttaccaaaatttggGATTCGGTCCCCAGCTTTTCAAAtgtacacggatggtccttgtggtttgtactttgtaacgcatttagtccccggCCAAAAAATCTAAAGGTTTctagcatgtccaagttagggactaaattcATTACAAAGTGTAAACCACAGGGATCATCCATGCACTTTtggaaaaagttggggactaaatgcgttacaaagtgtaaaccacagggaccatctgtgtacttttggaaagctagggaccaaatccaaaattttaatgaacaaaagggaccatccgtgtacgtTACTCTTAATAATAAGTTACAACTGAACTTTTGAAAAATGCTACTAAGTGAAAGAAGTTAGTTACCCAATGTAATATATATCGATCAATGCTGTCCACCAATAAATCTAGCGTCCAAGATTCATCCTTCCATAATGCTTCCTCTTTCATGCTAGTGAAAGGGTAAGCGTCATTTCTCCAAATCCAGACCATATGGAGCGCGTTTAGTGATGTCACTCTGCCTTGTGGATCTAACGCTACTAAAATCGGCTTTTTCTCAAAGTGCCACACTTTCTTGACGTACTTAATGACTGCCGGTTCTAGCAACGTAGGGTGATGCAGCATATGCCACGTCATCATTGATTGAAGCTGCTCAAGTTTGTGTTGATGTATATCATTCCACGCCATCAGATCGTCCACAATCGGGACCCACACAACTTCGTATTGAAGACCAGGTTGTATTCTCGAGTCTTTGTAGATTTGAGTGAGGACCAAAATCTCTTCATGGGAGATGTCAAGGTCTGATATGAGCAGCAACACAGTCTTTTTCCTTAGCACATCCACATTAACCTGTTTTAGTCATAAGAAGGAATTAAACCAATTAATCATTTCATTGGTTTACGAATATATAATTAAAGAACAAAAAGAGTAAAAttccattttcgtccctgtggtttggccagttttgcgactttcgtccaaaggtttgttttttttttttcatctggatccaaaaggtttgaaatcttgccattttcattcgaCTCGTTAagtccatccatttttctccgttaagccAGGGgaattttcgtcttttttgttaacttaaagggcaattcggtcttttgaatacttgtacattatgctaaatgcttgtacataaagtgaaaaagaccgaattgccctttaagtttaacaaaaaagacggaaataccacTGACAACggagaaaaaatggatggagttaacgagccggatgaaaatggcaagatttcaaactttttggatccagatgcgaaacaACAAACTTTGGACaaaacggagaaaaatggatgaagttaacgagccggatgaaaatggcaagatttcaaaccttttggatccagatgcgaaaaaacaaacctttggacaaaagtcgcaaaactggccaaacctcagggacaaaaatgacattttactcgaataaaaaatataaaaatggaTTTTTAAACTAACCCTTGTTTTCGACGATCCATCAAGAAGCGGATGAATATCATCCTTGGCACAAAACAAAGCCTTGAGAATCTTCAAGTTGTCTAAGTGAGACACATCAAAGATTCGTACAAGCATGAGATAATATTCATCATGTTGCTTCTCCTCTGCAGCAACATTACGTACgaacattaattttttttttgagtatTTTAAGGATCATTAAACATTAAAACTACAAAAAGATGTTAAACACCTACCTATGTTTTTCATGCAAAGGAGGAGGAGTGATTTAAGATGCTCATGAATATTCTGAACCTTGTGAGCCAAGCTTGAAAGTTCCCATGCCTCTGAGGTAGCTGTGATATACCTGaatttatcatataacacattatatctttaaataattttgacaaaaataaaataaaaacaaaaacaacttaCTCATAATTCATGCCTAAAAGGCTTGTTAGTTGAGATACACAAGCCACCATACTCTTGATGGACCAATAAACTGCAGTGGGAATATGAGTCAATGCTGTTGACTTGGGTGGTGTGTCATCTTGGAGATACTGATAAGGTAGATTCTTGAAATCAATGATACATTTGGTCACATCCAAAATGGCTTTAATGAGATTATTAATAGCATCAAATCTAGGTTTGAGTGATTTGTAATGTTGTATGATGTTTGGCAATTGTTTGAGCAATGCTACCGATTTAGCAAGTGGATTGGTGGCAAATAATTGAGCCACAAGCCAAAATTCTCCGAAATTGACTGCAAATGCTCCTAATGATATCACCACTTTCGCTTCCCACGTGTAGCTTGAAAGCATGTTGAGAATTGCCATTGTTGATGCATGAGCGTCGGCTCCACCTGAGCACTTGCAAGAAAACTGCACGCAATGAAAGTATTAATGTTATCGTGCAAGGATGATTACATAAGATGTATTTTATTTCCTTTTTATGCTACTCTTTTGTAAGTATTGCGTTATCCGTTTGATCCATTCTttattaaacgggtcaaaatcacCACCGATAAACTATCATTAGATAGTAATTTACTTACTAACCTCGCATGCAATTTTATGGATCAAATGAGCCAATCCATCCGGGATACCGTCAATGTCTTCAAAGCTAGAGAAGACGGCCTTTTCTTCTCCAACCGGTGCATCAATATGGCCATCAAGTGTGCCCTATAAATACGCGGTAAGCATCCGACAAATTAAAGTTGGTAAAACGGGTGGGTTTGGTGACAAAGCCGACAGTTGATTAATGTGTTGAATATGATTACAAAGTGTATATGAGTTACAATATTATTTGTAGATTAGTAAAATACATTTTggacaccttttgacccgttagagCGGTTCGACCCATTAGGAATATAACATGACCCAAACCAACCCATTTGAGCTATGTATTAGATATGATTACATAATTTatattttcttacaataacaaaataataatttGTTTGGATAAATAAATACACTTTGGATAACTTTCGACCCATTCGATTAGTTCGGCCCATTAGGGATAAAATATAACCCAAATTGACCATCTGTAATCAGACGGGCCAAAATTGCAaccttttacaaaaataaaagcatCGAACTGTACATACCTTAACAACACCATCAATGCTTGCAGGAATGGCCCGATAGAGTGTTTCTTCAATGACGTTAAGAATGGGTTCCAAGTGAACATCACGACCATCGGGTGAATGAGTCCCCACAACCTGCTTCATCATTGCATTGTCATCGGATGAACTGAACATCCGACGATCCTTCTTAACCACTTGCTGCTGCATTTCCGGGCTGCTGTTAGACCGTTTGGGCTCAAAGCCAAGAAAGGTAGAGAGATAGAAGGTAAGTTTGGTGTGTGGTTTTCTGATTACGCGATATCTATGCAATATATAACAGTGGAAAGATGAGGAATATCTTAAAGTTCAAATTGGATCAAGTACCTTACTTGCATGTATGTGTTAACCCTTAAATTTAAAGCAGTTTTTTCTTTGGATAAACATTTAGAAGCTGGTGGACCCTTGCATCTTACTATCTTAGATATAGTTTATGAAAATGGGCCTATTCTGAAATGGTCGGGTTGGCCTACACACATTCTTTTATTCCATTTTTatgaattttataaataagtttttttttttgttaattttgattttaaaactaTATTGTTACAACAACATAAACTTGTATTTTACAAAGTGATATTGAGGGTTTTATGCATTTGAATACATTTGGGATTCATTTTTAACTCAtttgatttgttttattttaagttaaatCGTTTAGATTAACCACATAGAGATCAAACATAACCCAAATCAAATTAGCTACATGCTCATGCCTAGTTGCTATATACCGATACGGTTGAACTAATCAAGTGTGTGAAACTTGTCCCTTATGCCGAACCCGACTCAACATATTGGAATCACACGGGACCCATGTTATAACCTAAGTGCATGTCAATACATCCTAGTCTTTAGGGACACATATCAAGTTGATAAAAAAGGACGTGTTCTCATaggtaggggtgtaaacgagccaacTTCACACTGAAATTGTAAACAAGAACAAATCAATGATAACATGAATACGTATACGCAAAAACATAAAACATGCCAAGGTAGCTATTTTATTGTAATTACAGAAAAAGAAACACATGATATGATATCAATATGAGAACTTTAGTTACAagctaaaaacaaaaataaacaacAGCCTGTCGGCAAACTGTATGCTGCTTCTTTTACTTTCCATAAAGCGAaagggagtgaataaagccaatGGCAGACTGTAGCCTTACTTTCTATTTAAACAAAAGGTCTAATCAGGGGTTAGTTGTGTATTGTTTTCAGGTTAAATCAGTGAGCTCATATATTTATTTGTGTTAAGTCATTAATCCTAACATGATCACGTTTAAAATCATGTACTGATGACAattcatatatttatttgtgTAAAATCATTAATTCTAGCATGAACACGTTCAAAGTCATGTACCCGACTACTCGACTAGTCAAACAAGTTGACAGGCTAAAATGGGTTTGCGGGTTATAAACAGGTTTTTGGGTTGCATCAAGTTGTAAACGGATTGATGACTCGGCCCATTTATTTACAACACAACCAAAAACGTTTCATTTATTAAACGTGGTAGTTGGGTGAACGCGTTTATAACCTGAATCTATCTAGACCAAATCGAGAGCTTGGTTATTTTTATGTCGTGATTTGTTTTATTGAATGTATAGTTGTTCAATTTATAGTAAACTTATTTTTTTTCTAGACTCATGATAAGTATTTTATAACATGCTTTACATAACAATGGTTGCAGCAACCCTCTAGTATTGACAAAAGTATTTTGCTAGTTCTCTATTTCAATCAcagaagttaaaaaaaaaaaagcttgttTCATCATACTAATTTATATCTATTttcaaaacataaagtacaaagatttattacataaGACATAAATAAGAAACAATTGACAAATTAACCCTTGCAATCATCAAACTGCTCACAAGGAGTTGCAACGACACGTACTGGAAGCTTCTTATGAACGGTGAAACCAACATCCTCAGTCATGTCCAAACCCTCTTCACCCGGCAATCCGAAATCAAACTTATACACTAAATTTGCCAAAACAATCTCGTTAACAACCATCGCAAAAGTAATACCAGGACACTTGCGTCGCCCAGCACCAAATGGCGTGAACTCATAATGTACACCTTTATAATCGATAGGGCTGTTCAAGAACCTCTCTGGTTTAAACTTTTCAGGTTCGTCCCATATTGAAGGATCTCTTGCTATCGCCCATGCATTAATTATCACTTGTGTACCCGATGGGATGTCGTAGCCCATTATTTTAACCTCTTTTGTTGATTCACGGGGAACGAGTAGTGGAACTGGCGTGTGTAGTCGTAGGGATTCTTTGAGGACGGCTTTTAGGTAGGGCATTTTGTCTATGTCGCCTTCGGGGATGAATGATCTTCCTTGTCCTACTTTTTGCGCCTCTTGTTGCAATTTTTTCATTACACGTGGGTTTCGCAATAGCTCAGTAAGTGTCCACTCCAGGGTGGTGGATGTGGTATCAGTGCCAGCACCAAACATGTCCTAGGAATCATGAATCAAATTACACACATATAGGTGGTGGTTATATAAAGAAAAAAATGCATATATGTGAATATGGTATTTCATGTGTGTTTAGAGCTACCTGACATCCACACTTATAAAAGATAGAAAACCATAATTCATTTATTTTGATGTATGTGACATCCTTTTGGGCTCAATTGGTGATAGGGGTGTGCAAATCGCGAATCAATTTGGTTTTACCCTCAACCATAAGCATAACCGATAGCTTTGGTTATGGGATTTCTTTAACCATAACCGTAACCGAACTTtggttatggttaatcggttaAGGAGCTCAGTTATTGTTAAAATCAGTTAATGGttcaatgatgaagaagatgaaacaCAAAGCTTGGGAAACGATGAAGAGGATGGTTAATATCGGTTAGTGGTCCAATGGCCAATGGTTAATGCAGGTGTTGTTCATGCACATGTGAAGAAAATGATAGGAAATATGCATATCCGAAGAATATGAAACACAAAAGTCGGGAACCGGTCATGGCACTTAATCAAACCTTCAAAACCGAAACTATAATCGATTGGTTGGTTAACCAATGCCTCAAAACCATAACCATCGGTTATGTTAGTTAATGGGAATAATCAACTCGATTATCTCAGTTATGGTTTAGTTATCGGTTATGACGGTTAATATACTCACCCATAATCGGTGATATTCTCTAATTTTGTGAAATTCTTTCTAACGTTTAGGATTAGAATTAGGTTTTCTTCAAGTTATGGAACTCTTTGGCTATGTGGTAGATGAAACTAATGGATTTTTGACGTACATGTATGAATTTTGAAGCACAACTATAGTACGTTATTGATGAACAATTGTAAACTTGTGCATTCAAGTACATCACAACAGTTTTGATGCACATTGGCAATGCATTTTGATATGCACTTACACAATTATGCATCAAAATATATTACAACGGTGCATCAAACTTGCAGTTTCGATACACTATTGTGATACATTTTGACGCAACATTAACACTATACATAAAAATGCATTACAATGGTGAATTGATACACACCTTTATAATGTTTTCCATGCACTATTATAAACTTAtgtatcaaaatgtattacattTAACTTGTAGTTTTAACACATTATTGTCTTACATTTTGACGCAACATTAACATTTGCATAAAAATGCATTACAtgtatcaaaatgtattacattTAACTTGTAGTTTTAACACATTATTGCGTTATATTTTGACGCAACATTAACATGTGCATAAAAATGCATTACAATGGTAAAGTAATACACGTCTTTGTAATGCTTTTTCTTGGATCAATATAAACTTAGGGATCATATTATGCACAATTGTAACTACAAGTGAGCATTACATATAACTTGTAATTTAATACACCATTGCAATAGATTTTGACACAACATTAAAATTTATGCATCAAAATATACTGCAAGTCTGCATTACATTAACTTATAGTTTTAAGATGCTATGACAACACACTTTCACACAACATTAAAACTGTGCATAAAGATGCATTACAATGCTGAAGTAATACACATCTTTGCAATGCTTTTTCATGGAATATTATAAACATAGGGATCAAAATGATACACGGTTGTAATTCATTTCTATGCATTAATACACACTAGTGTAATGCATTTTGATGTGCCTTTAGAATGTATTTTGAGACAACATTTTGATGCATTAATATGAAACAAAaaaatatggatttctggatttttttttattttgtttggttGATAGACAACTGAAGTATAGTTGAGATTGAAGTTGGTGAACAAATcaaatttaaaaataattaaaaaatcaaTGGTGAGGTGTAAAACATGAACCAATCTACTTAGATTAAAATTGATGTTCGTTTTCTCATCACATCTATTTTTCTTATTAATCGCAACGTTACCAACATCAAATATGCGCCCTTCActgattaaaataaataaatactaatAAAATTTGTAACTTTTTAGAGCTTTTCAACTCAATTACAAATTTACCCCCTACCAAACAACTTTTTTACCCCCTACCAAACAACTTTTCAATATGACGAATGTCCTTTTTAGTAATTCTGATTTTTCCCACccaataagctaatccaaacacttttttaaaaactacttttcaaaaagtcataacTCAATAAGTCCTTTTCACAAAAAGTCCTTTTTGagttaaataagcttagccaaacatgccctaagaggtaaacaaacagccctaAGTGTGTATGCATTATCTTAGTTTTCTACATGTAAAAAGTCACAAATTTctgacttttcaaaaatgactttttctcTCTAGTgaaaagttgttttgaaaaggACTTTTCAATTAGCTAAACAATAttttgacttattggcttttcaaaaagccaataagttaaTAAATTggttcaaaaagcttagccaaacatgcccttaatgaggctcttaatgattcagacttcttactggttcaacaattaatggttcagactgtttgtttcacgagcagatgtctgaatggttcagacatttgcctctgaatgattaagatttgaccagagtctgaatggttatgacctctaatttgaattggtcagacatttgcctctgaacagttaaacattatacaggctcttaatggttcagacctcttactgaatcagcacttaaccattcagatgttgtcaAACAACCCCTTATTTCACCCATATAATCAAGGCCGACCAGTTAATGTACTTGGTTAGGCAAGAGCGGACTTCCAAAAAATTAGGGTCTCAATTtagaaaaaaattatatatataaaatatggaTGTTAACATTAATGGAATGATTACTAGCACTAATGGTGTTTATAGAGTGAATTgtaaggattgtcctttatctttatacccatttgcaggcattgtcctttatgtttaaaattgacgagttttgtcttttatgttttcaaatcatacacgttttgtcctttagccctaacccagttagatttttctgtcaaatctggatatataatttttttttcttttttatggatttttaaagaatagggtgaaaagacaattttgccctcatgtgcattgcacatgaccagatttgacagaaaaatctaactgggttagggctaaaggacaaaacgtgtatgatttgaaaacataaaggacacaactcgtcaattttaaacataaaggataaCGCCTGTAaatgagtataaagataaaggacaattcttgcaattcactcgtgtttatatttttttaacggtaaatgtTACTTCTTAAATACTCCACTTACCTAGGTGGAATCTTAGTTTTTGTGGGATACCAAGATCAATCTCACCTCCTATTTTTTATCACCTCACATTTACCTTTAGTAAAGGTTTATATTAACAAAAGAGTAAATTTCtattttggcccatgtggtttaATTAGTTTAACTCTTTCAGTCCACAATAGAATCTTTTAATATATCAGAAACTGAGATTGAATTTTATAATAACTTTGGCCCCTAACACAAACGATGTTACTTTTTCCAGTTAAACCTAAGGGTATTATGGTCTTTTTTATAACTTACGGGTTGTTTATGTAAATTAtaaagttcttttaatatttctatttttgtaagtacttaattttttatttctttatttcacAATTATTATTTAACAATATACGTTTTAAATACATATTTCTTTAACaattttttataaatgttgtcttttaaaaaaattgttttttaatCTTTACAAAACCATCTATCGTTTTTGAAATCGTTTCTTTTTTAAAATGATTGTTTAAAATCGTTCTTTTTTAAGTCCTtcgttttttttaaattgaaTAGTTAATTTCTACCGttcttttttaaaaccatatgtTTTTTAAACAATTCATTTTTTAAAGTCGTTCATTTTTAAAACTGAATATTTTTGAAGCGCTTcttttaaaatcgttttttttttttgtaaaaagttCCTTTTATTTTTTAAGCATTATTCTAGTCATTTATCTTTTTTAAAATCTTCCATTTTTTGGACCGTTCGTTTGTTCGAAATTCATTCTTTTTTTTAACCTTTCATTTATTAAAACCATACGcctttttaaaacattatagtttaacatatttttagagttaaatgcatTGTTGGTCCATATGGTTGTTATCTTACAAAACCCTACATGGTCGAGGAATCCCTACTAAACCAAAGGCCCTATGGTGATTATAGAGGTTGATGTGTGCTTGGGTGATACCATAGCACACAATCGGAGTGGGTATATgcatattttatgtttttttaattgttttattaGTGTTTTAGTTAAATTgtttaagggtaaaatagtaattttaTACACATTTAACTGAGAAAGTTAACACATGTTGCTGATAAGGACCATACAAATTACAATCACGAGGACCAACTCTGTAATTATTGAAGCATTGGGATCAATTCTGCAATAtctgcaaaccacaaggaccaactAGGCATTTATCTCTAACTTTTAGCACCTTTTGCTTTATTTTATAAAcaatattttttagatttttgaaAAAACCATtcttttgtttaaaattgttcattTTTAAATTCCTTTGACTATTAAAATCGTTCACTTTTAAATATCTTTGATTTTTAAAATCGTATttttttgaagtttatttttgCTATCGGCAACAAATAAATTATAGAATACAAAGTTTAAAAAACAATTGTTAAAAAAAGAGAAGGTAAAAAATGAACAACTAAACAAACGAACGGTTTTTTTGAAGATTTAAAAAGGAccacatttataaaaaaacaaatgcTATTAAAAAATTATGTTAAAAATTTAGGATTTTAAAAAGCGAATTATTTTAGTAAACAAAAGGTTTAAAAATGAACGAATTTCAAACAAACGAATAGTCCAAAAAATGAAAGATATTAAAAAGATAAACGATTCAAATAACACTTTCAAAATAATAGTAACTATTTATGAAAATGGTTCTAAAAGGAACGCTTTAAAAATAAACGGGTTTTAAAATGAACGACTATAAAAATGAATTGTTTAAAAAAAGTTTAAAGACATGTGGTTTTATAAAGAATGGTAAAAATTGAAGTGTTCAATTAACAAAAAACAGTGAAGGacttacaaaaagaaaaattttaaaaacaaacagtttaaaaagaaacgATTTTAAAAAATGATAGACGATTTTAAAAAGGTTAATAAATAAATGTCAAAGAAAtatgtatttatttgtatatttaaaacaTATATTGTTAAATAATAACcgtgaa belongs to Helianthus annuus cultivar XRQ/B chromosome 5, HanXRQr2.0-SUNRISE, whole genome shotgun sequence and includes:
- the LOC110941815 gene encoding protein SIEVE ELEMENT OCCLUSION B; this translates as MQQQVVKKDRRMFSSSDDNAMMKQVVGTHSPDGRDVHLEPILNVIEETLYRAIPASIDGVVKGTLDGHIDAPVGEEKAVFSSFEDIDGIPDGLAHLIHKIACEFSCKCSGGADAHASTMAILNMLSSYTWEAKVVISLGAFAVNFGEFWLVAQLFATNPLAKSVALLKQLPNIIQHYKSLKPRFDAINNLIKAILDVTKCIIDFKNLPYQYLQDDTPPKSTALTHIPTAVYWSIKSMVACVSQLTSLLGMNYEYITATSEAWELSSLAHKVQNIHEHLKSLLLLCMKNIEEKQHDEYYLMLVRIFDVSHLDNLKILKALFCAKDDIHPLLDGSSKTRVNVDVLRKKTVLLLISDLDISHEEILVLTQIYKDSRIQPGLQYEVVWVPIVDDLMAWNDIHQHKLEQLQSMMTWHMLHHPTLLEPAVIKYVKKVWHFEKKPILVALDPQGRVTSLNALHMVWIWRNDAYPFTSMKEEALWKDESWTLDLLVDSIDRYILHWIAEEKYICLYGGDDLEWIRKFTTIAMNIARTAGIPLEMVYVGKSGTKERIRKITTTISEEKLSHTWPDPTYVWYFWTRLESMLHSKMQQGKRFEDDPIMKEVMTMMSFDGSDQGWALICRGSSEMARAGADLALTSLNEYDNWEGDAQQNGFVPALKTYLALKHTPQHCTRLILPGVGGGMPDEVVCSECGRTMEKFFMFRCCTD